The following proteins are encoded in a genomic region of Ornithinibacillus sp. 4-3:
- the hemY gene encoding protoporphyrinogen oxidase encodes MSKEKNIVIVGGGITGLATAFYLQKEIKEKQLPYTIELIEASDRLGGKIKTFRKDGFVIERGPDSFLARKQPAVKLAEDLGIADQLVRNGTGQSYILANNKLHKMPQGSFMGVPTESKPFLFSGLFSTKGKMRAGFDFVLPKGKAVEDQSLGMFFRHRFGDELVDNLIEPLLSGIYAGDMNKMSLMATFPNFYHLEQQHRSLIKGLKKSMPPKKKTKEKPKGGMFYSFKNGLETYIDALKQQLQDIKITMHEQVDHIEKKEQGYHLLLSSGMVAKADAIVLTSAHHTVPKMFSQYDFFQVLNDIPSTSVANVALAFDEKALKKDIDGTGFVVTRKSDYRITACTWTHRKWPNSTPAGKVLLRTYIGKPGDQEIVDLPDDEIIDIVLRDLNKTMKIKKKPEFYVITRWKEAMPQYTVGHIERLNHIRTEMLNHLPGTFLAGSSYEGLGIPDCIEQGEKAVQQVLDFLND; translated from the coding sequence ATGAGTAAAGAAAAAAATATTGTCATTGTTGGTGGGGGAATCACCGGTTTAGCAACTGCTTTTTATTTACAAAAGGAAATAAAAGAAAAACAATTACCATACACCATTGAATTGATTGAAGCGAGTGATCGTCTAGGTGGAAAAATTAAAACCTTTCGTAAAGATGGCTTTGTTATTGAACGAGGACCAGACTCTTTCTTGGCACGTAAGCAACCAGCTGTAAAACTAGCTGAAGATCTAGGTATTGCTGATCAGCTTGTGCGTAATGGAACAGGGCAATCATATATCTTAGCAAATAATAAATTGCATAAAATGCCACAAGGTTCTTTTATGGGTGTACCAACAGAGTCAAAACCTTTCTTATTCTCTGGCTTATTCTCGACTAAAGGAAAGATGCGAGCAGGTTTTGATTTTGTTTTGCCAAAAGGGAAAGCTGTAGAAGATCAATCATTAGGAATGTTCTTTCGACACCGTTTTGGTGATGAGCTTGTTGATAACCTAATTGAACCATTATTATCTGGTATTTATGCGGGAGATATGAATAAGATGAGCCTAATGGCCACTTTTCCTAACTTTTACCATTTAGAGCAACAGCATCGCAGTCTTATCAAGGGATTAAAGAAATCTATGCCACCGAAGAAAAAAACGAAAGAAAAACCAAAAGGTGGAATGTTCTATTCGTTTAAAAACGGACTTGAGACTTACATAGATGCATTAAAGCAACAACTGCAAGACATAAAAATTACAATGCATGAACAAGTCGATCATATTGAAAAGAAGGAACAAGGCTATCATTTGCTGTTAAGCAGTGGTATGGTTGCAAAGGCAGATGCAATTGTTTTAACTTCTGCACATCACACAGTACCAAAAATGTTTAGTCAGTATGATTTCTTCCAAGTGCTTAATGATATCCCATCAACATCTGTAGCAAATGTAGCATTAGCTTTTGATGAAAAAGCACTAAAGAAAGATATTGATGGTACTGGCTTTGTTGTAACAAGAAAGAGTGATTATCGAATTACAGCTTGCACATGGACACATCGTAAATGGCCGAATTCAACGCCAGCTGGAAAAGTATTATTACGCACATATATTGGCAAGCCAGGAGATCAGGAAATCGTTGATCTGCCGGATGATGAAATTATTGATATTGTACTACGTGATTTAAATAAAACGATGAAAATCAAGAAGAAGCCTGAGTTCTACGTAATTACAAGATGGAAAGAAGCAATGCCTCAATATACAGTTGGTCATATTGAAAGACTAAATCATATCCGAACAGAAATGCTAAACCATTTACCTGGAACATTCCTTGCAGGTAGCTCTTATGAAGGTTTAGGAATTCCAGATTGTATTGAACAAGGGGAAAAAGCAGTACAGCAAGTGCTTGATTTCTTAAATGATTAA
- a CDS encoding MBL fold metallo-hydrolase: protein MKLTVVGCWGGYPAKDGATSCYLLEKDGFVLAIDMGSGALAKLQHYYSVMDLDAVILSHYHHDHMADIGVLQYARLTQFYVTGKDTILPIYGHLEDEEGFAKLTHQFTKGEVYEPDKTLTLGPFSITFLKTAHPVPCYGMRITDGETSLVYTADTAFQTEWISFAENADLLIADCNFFADQDGSVAGHMTSKEAATIAQKANVGHLLLSHLPQYGDLQQLCTEASEFYQGTIDLATTGFVWENEK from the coding sequence ATGAAATTAACAGTAGTAGGTTGTTGGGGCGGCTATCCAGCAAAAGACGGAGCTACTTCCTGTTACTTACTTGAAAAGGATGGCTTTGTATTAGCTATAGACATGGGGAGCGGTGCTTTAGCAAAGTTACAGCATTATTATTCTGTGATGGACCTTGACGCAGTAATTCTTTCACATTACCATCATGATCATATGGCAGATATTGGTGTGTTACAATACGCACGTCTGACTCAATTTTATGTAACAGGGAAAGATACTATTTTACCTATTTATGGCCATTTAGAGGATGAGGAAGGTTTTGCGAAATTAACACATCAATTTACAAAAGGCGAAGTATATGAACCAGATAAAACATTAACTCTCGGCCCATTTTCCATCACTTTTCTAAAGACAGCTCACCCAGTTCCATGCTATGGCATGCGAATTACTGATGGAGAGACAAGTCTTGTATATACAGCAGATACTGCATTTCAAACGGAATGGATTTCATTTGCAGAAAATGCAGATTTACTTATTGCAGATTGTAATTTTTTTGCTGACCAAGACGGTTCAGTAGCTGGTCATATGACAAGTAAAGAGGCAGCAACTATTGCGCAAAAGGCGAATGTTGGACATTTATTATTAAGTCATTTGCCACAGTATGGAGATTTACAGCAATTATGTACAGAAGCTAGCGAATTTTATCAAGGTACGATAGACTTGGCGACAACTGGCTTTGTATGGGAAAATGAAAAATAA
- a CDS encoding lipoate--protein ligase — translation MKFIDNKGITDPYINLAIEEYILQNFGNEDTYLLFYINGPCIIIGRNQNSVEEINTDYVDSNGIKVVRRLSGGGAVYQDLGNLNFSFITKDDGESFHNFAKFTQPVVKALNRLGVPAELIGRNDLVVEGRKISGNAQFSTKGRMFSHGTLIYDSEIEHIVSSLNVSKEKIESKGIKSIRSRVANISEYLTEKKTMEEFVEILLCYIFDVADVKDVPKYELTEKDWENIYEISKKRYQKWEWNFGKSPAFNIKASHKFPSGLLDVRLDVKKGIIENCKIYGDFFGLGDVKDIEEKLIGVRHERKALEEALTDVDVPYYLGKIQKEDLIHLIY, via the coding sequence ATGAAGTTTATTGATAATAAAGGAATTACAGATCCTTATATTAACTTAGCAATTGAAGAATATATTTTACAAAATTTCGGAAATGAAGATACATATTTATTATTTTATATTAATGGTCCATGTATTATTATTGGGCGTAACCAAAACTCTGTAGAAGAAATCAATACAGATTATGTAGATAGTAATGGTATTAAAGTTGTTCGACGTCTTTCTGGTGGTGGAGCTGTATACCAGGATTTAGGTAATTTGAACTTTAGTTTTATTACTAAAGATGATGGAGAAAGCTTCCATAATTTCGCAAAATTTACCCAGCCTGTTGTTAAAGCATTAAACAGACTAGGGGTGCCAGCAGAGTTGATAGGACGTAATGATTTAGTTGTAGAAGGACGTAAAATTTCGGGGAATGCTCAGTTCTCTACAAAAGGTCGAATGTTTAGCCACGGTACGCTTATTTATGATTCAGAGATTGAGCATATTGTTTCCTCATTAAATGTGAGTAAAGAAAAAATTGAATCAAAAGGTATTAAATCCATCCGTAGTCGTGTAGCCAATATTTCTGAGTATTTGACAGAGAAGAAAACAATGGAAGAGTTTGTTGAAATTCTTTTATGCTACATATTTGATGTGGCAGATGTAAAGGATGTTCCAAAGTATGAACTAACAGAAAAAGACTGGGAAAATATCTATGAAATTTCTAAAAAACGCTATCAAAAATGGGAATGGAACTTTGGGAAATCACCAGCATTTAATATTAAAGCTTCTCATAAATTCCCATCTGGACTATTAGATGTTCGTTTAGATGTGAAAAAAGGAATCATTGAAAACTGTAAAATTTATGGTGATTTCTTCGGTTTAGGGGATGTTAAAGATATTGAAGAAAAACTAATTGGCGTTCGCCACGAGCGAAAAGCATTAGAAGAAGCATTAACTGATGTCGATGTGCCATATTACTTAGGAAAAATTCAAAAAGAAGATTTAATTCATTTAATTTATTAA
- a CDS encoding M20/M25/M40 family metallo-hydrolase yields MNKDFLMDLLHTASPSGHEVEVQKKWLNYTKQFADEIRIDDIGNAIAILNPDAKFKILLAGHCDEIGLVVNRIDEEGFLYFERVGGINPKAAVGMKVNVLTEEKTLPGVIGVNAQHHGGIKKDFTLADLFIDCGFKSKAEANQYVHIGDYIVYESQPDTLMNRYLTARGLDNRTGAFIVAEVLRKLKEKNCNVGVYAASTVNEETNMSGAYFAAAGIQPNVAIATDVTFATDYPTVDKQKHGDVRLEQGPVIAKGNILNKKIIQLLEQAAKEENIPLQYELVNEKTHTDVDLMLYTNKGVPSAMVSLPLRYMHAPLEVVSFKDLEYEINLLVKMIANLTGEEKLSPLAEI; encoded by the coding sequence ATGAATAAGGATTTTTTAATGGATTTACTTCATACTGCTTCACCATCTGGACACGAGGTAGAAGTACAGAAGAAATGGTTAAACTATACGAAACAATTTGCTGATGAAATAAGAATTGATGATATTGGTAATGCCATTGCAATTTTAAATCCTGACGCAAAATTTAAAATTTTATTAGCAGGTCATTGTGATGAAATTGGTTTAGTAGTTAATCGTATCGATGAAGAAGGATTTTTATACTTTGAACGAGTTGGAGGAATTAACCCGAAAGCAGCAGTTGGGATGAAGGTGAATGTGTTAACCGAAGAAAAGACATTACCTGGAGTCATTGGAGTTAATGCACAGCACCATGGAGGTATTAAAAAGGATTTTACATTAGCGGATTTATTTATTGATTGTGGCTTTAAATCGAAAGCAGAAGCCAATCAATATGTTCATATAGGAGATTACATTGTATATGAATCACAACCGGATACGCTAATGAATCGTTATCTTACAGCTCGAGGCTTAGACAATCGAACAGGCGCATTTATTGTGGCTGAGGTACTTCGCAAATTAAAAGAAAAAAATTGTAATGTCGGTGTCTATGCAGCTAGTACTGTGAATGAAGAAACGAATATGAGTGGTGCTTATTTTGCAGCAGCAGGAATTCAACCAAATGTTGCGATTGCCACTGATGTAACCTTTGCGACAGACTACCCAACAGTAGATAAGCAAAAACATGGAGATGTTCGTTTAGAGCAAGGACCTGTTATAGCAAAAGGAAATATATTAAATAAGAAAATAATTCAATTATTAGAACAAGCTGCAAAAGAAGAAAATATACCACTACAATATGAATTAGTGAACGAAAAAACACATACAGATGTAGATTTAATGCTTTATACGAATAAAGGTGTTCCATCTGCAATGGTATCCTTACCATTACGTTATATGCATGCACCATTGGAAGTAGTAAGCTTTAAGGATTTAGAATATGAGATAAATCTATTAGTAAAAATGATCGCTAATTTAACAGGTGAGGAAAAATTAAGTCCATTAGCAGAAATTTAA
- a CDS encoding ABC transporter substrate-binding protein, with protein sequence MKSTRILLTLFLVLLVAIGLIGCSSNTTKDDEKDDQDTAQNETDDSTDDSDEDADEPAASGGTLRIAYSAQPPSLDQHLSTAAATTEIMGSVYEQLISVDSEYQIVPQLAESFEQSDDGLEITFKLREGVLFHNGKEMKAEDVVASMNRWKDLPGGRGQFDDAIFEEIDEYTVVFKLDKPLSTALTALSQGGTTFSGIMPKEVVEAADETGVTEFIGTGPFKFVEWAHDQHVKLEKFDDYVSQEGESNGLVGEKAALVDEIIFEFVLDPSTRVAGIQSGQYDIVHNIPNDNAILLEGTPGLVSHVASGISTMVAIPNKSRGIFSDVRAREMLAALIDYDEVMTAAYADPQYYRLSHGMMLEPQEAYWYSEQGKEKFYQNDPEKAKKILEEIGYDGETVTIITDREYVTHYNAAVVLQKQLESIGMNVELQVYDWATLLDKVKDPNEEYDLYAMGHSLRADPTAIYYFGKGEGGFTESEELDQLLEEFRNQPTLDDTKEVFDRIQKWHWEYIPALKLGEVSRTEFSTDKVEGLRHQGRMLLWNVSKSE encoded by the coding sequence ATGAAAAGTACGAGGATATTGCTTACATTGTTTTTAGTATTATTAGTTGCTATTGGGTTAATTGGTTGTAGTTCAAATACTACAAAGGATGATGAAAAGGACGATCAAGACACTGCACAAAATGAGACAGATGATAGTACAGATGATTCTGATGAAGATGCAGATGAGCCTGCTGCTTCAGGGGGAACTTTACGAATTGCCTACTCTGCACAGCCGCCAAGCTTAGACCAGCATTTAAGTACAGCTGCAGCAACGACAGAAATTATGGGAAGTGTTTATGAACAGCTAATTTCTGTAGACTCAGAATACCAAATTGTACCTCAATTAGCTGAATCCTTTGAACAGAGTGATGATGGATTAGAAATCACATTTAAGCTACGTGAAGGGGTTCTTTTCCATAATGGCAAAGAAATGAAAGCAGAAGATGTTGTTGCTTCAATGAACCGTTGGAAGGACTTGCCTGGAGGACGAGGGCAATTTGATGATGCTATCTTTGAAGAAATTGATGAATACACAGTTGTATTTAAATTAGACAAACCTTTATCGACAGCACTAACAGCATTATCTCAAGGTGGAACAACATTTTCAGGAATTATGCCTAAGGAAGTTGTAGAAGCAGCAGATGAAACAGGAGTAACAGAGTTTATTGGAACAGGACCATTTAAATTTGTGGAATGGGCGCATGATCAACATGTAAAATTAGAGAAATTTGATGATTATGTGAGCCAAGAAGGTGAATCAAATGGTCTAGTTGGTGAGAAAGCAGCGTTGGTAGATGAAATTATTTTTGAATTTGTTCTTGATCCATCTACTCGTGTAGCAGGAATTCAGTCAGGACAATATGACATTGTTCATAATATTCCGAATGATAATGCGATATTATTAGAAGGTACTCCAGGGTTAGTAAGTCATGTAGCATCTGGTATTTCGACAATGGTCGCTATTCCAAATAAGAGTCGTGGAATCTTCTCTGATGTACGTGCACGTGAAATGCTAGCTGCATTAATAGATTATGATGAAGTGATGACAGCTGCATATGCTGATCCGCAATATTATCGTTTAAGTCATGGAATGATGTTAGAACCTCAAGAGGCTTACTGGTATAGTGAGCAAGGAAAAGAGAAGTTCTATCAAAATGACCCAGAAAAGGCTAAAAAAATTTTAGAAGAAATTGGTTATGATGGAGAAACAGTTACAATTATTACTGACCGTGAGTATGTAACACATTATAATGCGGCAGTAGTTTTACAAAAGCAATTAGAAAGCATTGGAATGAATGTAGAATTACAAGTATATGATTGGGCGACATTATTAGATAAGGTAAAAGATCCTAACGAAGAGTATGATTTATATGCAATGGGGCATAGTTTACGTGCAGATCCAACTGCAATTTACTATTTTGGTAAAGGTGAAGGCGGATTTACAGAAAGTGAAGAGCTAGATCAATTATTAGAAGAATTTAGAAATCAACCAACTCTAGATGATACTAAAGAAGTATTTGATAGAATTCAAAAATGGCATTGGGAGTATATTCCAGCACTCAAACTTGGGGAAGTAAGTCGTACAGAGTTTTCTACTGATAAAGTAGAAGGATTACGTCACCAAGGAAGAATGTTATTATGGAACGTTTCTAAATCAGAATAA
- a CDS encoding rhodanese-like domain-containing protein encodes MNIVDIIRISLVVIVLFFILKRFLPVDGMKVITSEELNERLKHPTKYQFIDVSIAREYKNFHIKGFKSMPLRRIKRDAHQLSKEKETVIICQSGHISKEACRRLKKLGFTDLTIVKGGVSMWRK; translated from the coding sequence ATGAATATTGTCGATATTATTAGAATTTCTCTTGTTGTAATCGTATTATTTTTTATTCTAAAACGTTTTCTTCCTGTGGACGGAATGAAAGTAATCACTAGTGAAGAATTAAATGAACGCTTAAAACATCCAACAAAATATCAATTTATAGATGTTAGTATTGCACGTGAATACAAAAACTTTCATATTAAAGGATTTAAAAGTATGCCTTTACGAAGAATAAAAAGAGATGCACATCAACTTAGTAAAGAGAAAGAAACTGTAATTATTTGTCAATCTGGGCATATTAGTAAAGAAGCGTGCCGTAGATTAAAGAAGCTTGGATTTACAGATTTAACCATAGTAAAAGGTGGAGTAAGTATGTGGAGAAAATAA
- a CDS encoding competence protein ComK has product MIVLQYVNSHEITPHTLAIIPQHNEEGKMISYVIEEQEEFYVSRPPSKIVDEACKFFGSSLRGRQEGTRAISDLTHKAPISIDPASGMYFFPTSSPISPNCSWIAHTHIQKILPAPQAQTKVVFKNGKSIVLDISIGSMENQVNRTAQFRYLLDNRIKMISSALQRS; this is encoded by the coding sequence ATGATAGTTTTGCAATATGTCAATTCCCACGAAATAACACCTCATACATTAGCAATAATTCCACAGCATAATGAAGAAGGTAAAATGATCTCCTATGTGATTGAAGAACAGGAGGAGTTTTATGTTTCACGACCTCCTAGTAAAATAGTTGATGAAGCATGTAAGTTCTTTGGTTCGTCACTACGCGGCAGACAAGAAGGCACCCGTGCTATTTCTGATTTAACGCATAAAGCTCCTATTTCTATTGATCCTGCCAGTGGTATGTATTTCTTTCCAACATCCTCTCCCATTAGTCCAAATTGCTCTTGGATTGCCCATACACATATTCAGAAAATCCTTCCAGCACCACAAGCACAAACGAAAGTTGTTTTTAAAAATGGGAAAAGCATTGTTTTAGATATTTCGATTGGTTCTATGGAGAATCAAGTAAATCGTACTGCGCAATTTCGATATCTTTTGGACAATCGGATTAAAATGATTTCCAGTGCTCTGCAACGAAGCTAA
- a CDS encoding TVP38/TMEM64 family protein, which translates to MQYISTLIADFKQSMADDQLNEYIMHLLSEYESLGPIPGISLLFIEAFLPFLPMFVFVLANGAAYGLLKGFFYSWIGASLGAILVFLIIRRLGKRKLFMKIRANKQVKRVTTWVDRHGFGPLFLLLCFPFSPSSVINVVAGLSKISTQQFILAVLLGKSVMIFSIAYIGSSFVEFAKNPLKTVAIGIGICLFWILGKFIEKKLQAKSEVNKI; encoded by the coding sequence ATGCAATACATAAGCACTTTAATTGCAGATTTTAAACAATCGATGGCTGATGACCAATTAAATGAATATATTATGCACTTATTAAGCGAGTATGAGAGTCTAGGACCTATACCTGGGATCTCATTACTTTTTATTGAAGCTTTTCTACCGTTTTTGCCAATGTTTGTGTTTGTTTTGGCGAATGGAGCTGCTTACGGTTTGCTTAAAGGTTTTTTCTATTCATGGATTGGTGCGAGCTTAGGAGCAATTTTAGTATTTTTAATTATACGTAGACTAGGTAAACGAAAATTATTTATGAAAATCAGAGCGAATAAACAGGTGAAAAGAGTAACTACGTGGGTAGATCGACACGGCTTTGGACCGTTATTTTTATTGCTTTGTTTTCCATTTTCGCCATCCTCTGTTATCAATGTAGTCGCCGGTCTTTCTAAAATAAGTACTCAGCAGTTTATTCTAGCTGTACTACTTGGAAAATCGGTAATGATTTTCTCCATTGCCTACATCGGGTCAAGTTTTGTAGAATTTGCTAAGAATCCGTTGAAAACAGTTGCTATTGGGATTGGGATATGTCTGTTTTGGATTTTAGGGAAGTTCATTGAGAAAAAATTACAAGCAAAAAGCGAAGTAAATAAAATATAA
- a CDS encoding phage holin family protein translates to MKFFLKLLSFVIVDYVLGALVAVSDGQLNSKIGLIGITITYSIDRIMEDGTDLVIFFCLLANELLSVLEAIPEVLKKVIYLLFS, encoded by the coding sequence GTGAAATTTTTTCTAAAGCTACTATCATTTGTTATTGTAGATTATGTGTTAGGGGCTTTAGTTGCTGTAAGTGACGGTCAATTGAACAGTAAAATTGGCTTGATAGGAATTACAATAACTTATTCAATAGACAGAATCATGGAAGATGGCACAGATTTAGTCATCTTCTTTTGTTTGTTGGCGAATGAATTATTAAGTGTTTTAGAAGCAATACCAGAGGTTTTGAAAAAAGTAATATATTTATTGTTTAGTTAA
- a CDS encoding class I SAM-dependent methyltransferase, giving the protein MLGYYSKLSSEVYNMDKYIGLSFGDVEFYSNRLASCKGKILEPGVGTGRILIPLLQKGLKVDGFDVSEEMLKICHHNCEQRGFNPKLFKGEMKAFSLNTNYEAIIVPTGTFLLLHQRADSIKALKNFHNHLSNGGRLILDIFLQTDLSVDKASTRTWECENGDMITLEDKIVEVDYINQYTIAHNRYEKWRNGVLLQTELEQFPLRWYGVEEFRTILEQIGFKNIVISADYNYGQYPNKSNQIITFEANKD; this is encoded by the coding sequence ATGTTGGGTTATTATAGTAAACTTTCTTCGGAAGTATATAATATGGACAAATATATTGGCCTTTCATTTGGTGATGTGGAATTTTATAGCAACAGATTAGCTTCTTGTAAAGGTAAAATCCTTGAACCTGGAGTTGGAACTGGTCGTATTCTGATTCCACTTTTACAAAAAGGTTTGAAAGTAGATGGTTTTGACGTTTCTGAAGAGATGTTAAAAATTTGCCATCATAATTGCGAACAAAGAGGATTCAATCCTAAGTTATTTAAGGGAGAGATGAAGGCATTTTCTTTAAACACAAATTACGAAGCTATTATTGTGCCAACTGGAACATTTCTGCTGTTACACCAAAGGGCTGATTCCATTAAGGCCTTAAAAAACTTCCATAATCATCTCTCCAATGGAGGTAGACTAATTTTAGATATCTTTTTACAAACTGATTTATCAGTGGATAAAGCTTCAACAAGAACTTGGGAATGTGAGAATGGTGATATGATTACATTGGAAGATAAGATAGTCGAGGTTGACTATATCAATCAATATACAATAGCCCATAATCGCTACGAAAAGTGGCGTAATGGCGTACTTTTACAAACGGAACTCGAACAATTCCCATTACGTTGGTATGGAGTTGAAGAATTTAGAACGATCCTTGAGCAAATCGGATTTAAAAACATAGTAATATCAGCAGATTATAATTATGGACAATATCCAAATAAATCAAACCAAATAATTACATTTGAAGCTAATAAGGATTAA